A part of Bosea sp. (in: a-proteobacteria) genomic DNA contains:
- a CDS encoding quinone-dependent dihydroorotate dehydrogenase has product MMAVLFDLARPLLHALDPETAHKLTVAALAAAPRRAPPADDPRLAVEAFGLRFPNPVGIAAGFDKHAEAVDGVMGLGVGFAEVGGVTLLPQPGNPRPRVFRLVEDGAVINRYGLNSVGADVVASRLAARRARGGIVGVNLGANKDSTDRAGDYATLAAKLARHCDFLTVNVSSPNTPGLRDLQAEAQLDDLIARTVEARNQACRGSGSAAVLLKIAPDLSEADLDGVVAVALRRGIDGLIVANTTIARPQSLGSVHRGETGGLSGRPLFARSTQVLAQAALRLGGAMPLIGVGGVEDWRGALAKIEAGASLVQLYTAMIYKGPGLIADIKAGLLAHLAGSGATLQALTGRRMQEIAAGEAAIDPA; this is encoded by the coding sequence CTGATGGCCGTCCTGTTCGATCTGGCCCGGCCGCTGCTTCACGCGCTTGATCCGGAAACCGCGCACAAGCTCACCGTGGCGGCCCTCGCGGCCGCCCCGCGACGCGCGCCGCCCGCCGACGATCCGCGCCTCGCGGTCGAGGCCTTCGGGCTGCGCTTCCCCAACCCTGTCGGCATCGCCGCCGGCTTCGACAAGCATGCCGAGGCGGTGGACGGGGTTATGGGCCTGGGCGTCGGCTTCGCCGAGGTTGGCGGCGTCACGCTCCTGCCGCAGCCTGGCAATCCTCGACCGCGCGTCTTCAGGCTCGTGGAGGATGGCGCGGTCATCAACCGCTATGGCCTCAACAGCGTCGGCGCCGATGTCGTCGCTTCGCGTCTGGCGGCACGTCGGGCGCGGGGGGGAATCGTGGGCGTCAACCTCGGCGCCAACAAGGATTCGACCGACCGCGCGGGCGATTACGCCACCCTTGCCGCAAAGCTGGCGCGCCACTGCGATTTCCTGACGGTCAACGTCTCATCGCCCAACACGCCGGGCCTGCGCGACCTTCAGGCGGAGGCGCAGCTCGACGACCTCATCGCCCGCACGGTGGAGGCCCGCAACCAGGCCTGCCGCGGGTCCGGCTCCGCGGCGGTCCTGCTCAAGATCGCGCCTGACCTCTCCGAGGCCGATCTCGACGGCGTCGTGGCGGTCGCGCTGCGGCGCGGCATCGACGGGCTCATCGTGGCGAACACCACCATCGCGCGCCCGCAGAGCCTCGGCAGCGTCCATCGCGGCGAGACAGGCGGGCTTTCGGGGCGGCCCCTTTTCGCCCGTTCCACGCAGGTGCTGGCGCAGGCGGCGCTGCGGCTCGGGGGGGCCATGCCGCTGATCGGGGTGGGCGGCGTCGAGGACTGGCGCGGCGCCCTCGCCAAGATCGAGGCCGGCGCCAGCCTCGTGCAGCTCTACACGGCGATGATCTACAAGGGACCGGGCCTGATCGCCGACATCAAGGCGGGCCTGCTCGCCCATCTGGCAGGCTCGGGCGCCACGCTTCAGGCCCTGACAGGCCGGCGCATGCAGGAGATCGCCGCCGGCGAGGCGGCGATCGATCCGGCCTAG
- a CDS encoding helix-turn-helix transcriptional regulator, with protein sequence MLSHDQIWGAIDALAERYQMTPSGLAKRAGLDATTFNRSKRIGSDGRERWPSTESLAKILVATGANLDEFISLVANLGRQHVRQRTIPLIGFAQAGAGGFFDDSGLPSGNGWDEVAFPDISDERVYALEINGESMMPLYRDGDTIIVSPAAPVRRGDRVVVRTVDGEVMAKELKRKTLKTVELASLNPDHPDRVLQLSDVSFIARVIWASQ encoded by the coding sequence ATGTTGTCACACGACCAGATCTGGGGCGCGATCGACGCGCTCGCGGAACGTTACCAGATGACGCCCTCCGGCCTCGCCAAGCGCGCAGGCCTCGACGCCACGACCTTCAACCGATCCAAGCGGATTGGCTCGGATGGCCGTGAGCGCTGGCCGTCCACCGAGTCGCTGGCCAAGATCCTCGTCGCCACAGGCGCCAATCTCGACGAGTTCATTTCGCTGGTGGCCAATCTCGGCCGGCAGCACGTCAGGCAGCGCACCATTCCGCTGATCGGCTTCGCGCAGGCCGGCGCCGGTGGTTTCTTCGACGATAGCGGGCTGCCATCGGGCAATGGCTGGGATGAAGTCGCCTTCCCGGACATTTCGGATGAGCGGGTCTATGCGCTGGAAATCAACGGCGAATCGATGATGCCGCTTTACAGGGATGGCGACACCATCATCGTCTCGCCCGCCGCGCCGGTGCGCCGGGGCGACCGGGTGGTGGTGCGCACGGTCGATGGCGAGGTGATGGCCAAGGAGCTCAAGCGCAAGACGCTGAAGACCGTGGAGCTGGCCTCGCTCAACCCCGATCATCCTGATCGGGTGTTGCAGCTCTCGGACGTGTCCTTCATCGCGCGGGTGATCTGGGCCAGCCAGTGA
- the mutS gene encoding DNA mismatch repair protein MutS, producing the protein MFDPSARAAPDASLKATPSMAQYLEIKAVNPDSLLFYRMGDFYELFFTDAEIASRALGIVLTKRGRHGGEDIPMCGVPVLRADDYLQRLIGLGHRVAVCEQLEDPAEARKRGSKAVVRRDVVRLVTPGTVTEENLLDPSRASLLVALARRRQSDESWSYGLAAVDISTGRFTVTECAEAGLAVELARLEPREIVLPEALHHEPALEPLWQGARAALTPFAQGGLDAASAERRLKDYFGVATLDAFGAFSRIEIAAAAMALAYVERTQRGARAPLSPPRREAADGAMRIDAATRANLELSRTLGGERQGSVIHAIDRTLTPGGARLLAERLAAPLTDLAAIRARHDSVAALVAEGQLRDRLRAVLARVPDIERAFGRLSLDRGGPRDLIALAEGLEASAGAAAQLLDLLDLPGELAAAAGQLSGVDPALPASLKAALGDSMPLMARDGGFVREGHRADLDELRALQTDSRRVIAALQARYASETGVRALRIKHNNVLGYFIEVPQAAGDAFVKDPWRATFVHRQTMAGCMRFSSVELGELQDKIASAADRALRLELALFAEMRVAVLAAGETIRAAASALALIDVTAALAELAAEQGWSRPTMEASGALAVSAGRHPVVEAALKREGKAFIANDGDLTGEAGGRIMLLTGPNMAGKSTFLRQMALIVVLAQMGAFVPASAARIGIVDRLFSRVGAADDLARGRSTFMVEMVETAAILNQAGPRALVILDEIGRGTATFDGLSIAWAALEHLHEVNRCRAIFATHFHELTKLADTWPRIVNATARVTEWNGDVVFLHEIVPGAADRSYGIQVAKIAGLPPAVVERARLLLAELEKSERERPRAAALDEMPLFVASVRQARAATAAAAAAPADALRETLAEIDPDEFTPKQALEALYRLKAAARG; encoded by the coding sequence ATGTTCGACCCCTCTGCCCGCGCCGCGCCCGACGCCAGCCTCAAGGCGACGCCGTCCATGGCGCAGTATCTGGAGATCAAGGCAGTCAATCCCGACAGCCTCCTGTTCTACCGCATGGGTGATTTCTACGAGCTGTTCTTCACCGATGCCGAAATTGCCTCCCGCGCCCTGGGCATCGTGCTCACGAAGCGCGGACGCCATGGCGGCGAGGACATTCCCATGTGCGGCGTGCCTGTGTTGCGCGCCGATGACTATCTCCAGCGGCTGATCGGGCTGGGACACCGCGTCGCGGTGTGCGAACAGCTCGAGGACCCGGCCGAGGCGCGCAAGCGCGGTTCCAAGGCAGTCGTGCGCCGCGATGTGGTGCGGCTCGTCACCCCAGGCACGGTGACCGAGGAAAACCTCCTCGATCCCTCCCGCGCCAGCCTGCTCGTGGCTCTGGCGCGGCGCCGGCAATCGGACGAGAGCTGGAGCTACGGGCTCGCTGCGGTCGACATCTCGACCGGGCGCTTCACCGTGACCGAGTGCGCGGAGGCCGGGCTGGCGGTAGAGCTTGCGCGCCTGGAGCCGCGCGAGATCGTGCTGCCCGAGGCCCTGCATCACGAGCCGGCGCTGGAGCCGCTGTGGCAGGGCGCCCGCGCGGCGCTCACGCCCTTCGCGCAGGGCGGCCTCGACGCGGCCTCCGCGGAGCGGCGGCTCAAGGATTACTTCGGCGTCGCCACCCTCGATGCCTTCGGCGCCTTCAGCCGGATCGAGATCGCGGCCGCCGCCATGGCGCTTGCCTATGTCGAGCGCACGCAGCGCGGCGCGCGCGCGCCGCTTTCGCCGCCGCGCCGGGAAGCCGCTGACGGCGCCATGCGCATCGATGCGGCCACCCGCGCCAACCTCGAACTCAGCCGCACCCTTGGCGGCGAGCGCCAGGGCAGCGTCATCCACGCCATCGACCGCACGCTCACGCCCGGAGGCGCGCGGCTGCTGGCGGAGCGCCTTGCCGCGCCGCTCACCGATCTGGCCGCCATCCGGGCGCGGCACGACAGCGTGGCGGCACTGGTGGCGGAAGGCCAGCTGCGTGACAGGCTGCGCGCCGTGCTCGCGCGCGTGCCGGACATCGAGCGCGCCTTCGGCCGCCTGTCGCTGGATCGCGGCGGTCCGCGCGATCTCATCGCGCTCGCCGAAGGTCTGGAGGCTTCCGCCGGGGCTGCCGCGCAGCTCCTCGACCTTCTCGACCTGCCCGGAGAGCTGGCGGCCGCCGCGGGGCAGCTTTCCGGCGTCGATCCGGCCCTGCCTGCGAGCCTCAAGGCCGCGCTGGGCGATTCGATGCCGCTGATGGCGCGGGATGGCGGCTTCGTCCGCGAGGGCCACCGCGCCGATCTCGACGAATTGCGCGCCTTGCAGACTGACAGCCGCCGCGTCATCGCTGCCCTTCAGGCCCGCTACGCCTCCGAAACGGGCGTGCGCGCGCTGCGCATCAAGCACAACAACGTGCTGGGCTATTTCATCGAGGTTCCGCAGGCGGCCGGGGACGCCTTCGTGAAGGATCCCTGGCGCGCCACCTTCGTGCATCGCCAGACCATGGCTGGCTGCATGCGGTTCAGCTCGGTCGAGCTTGGCGAACTGCAGGACAAGATCGCTTCGGCTGCGGACCGCGCATTGCGGCTCGAACTGGCCTTGTTCGCCGAGATGCGCGTGGCCGTGCTCGCCGCGGGCGAGACGATCAGGGCGGCGGCGTCGGCGCTGGCGCTGATCGACGTCACCGCGGCGCTTGCCGAGCTTGCGGCCGAACAGGGCTGGAGCCGCCCGACGATGGAGGCATCGGGCGCGCTTGCGGTGAGCGCAGGGCGCCACCCTGTGGTCGAGGCCGCCCTCAAGCGCGAGGGCAAGGCCTTCATCGCCAATGATGGCGACCTCACCGGCGAGGCTGGCGGTCGCATCATGCTTCTGACCGGCCCCAACATGGCCGGCAAGTCGACCTTCCTGCGCCAGATGGCGCTGATCGTCGTGCTGGCGCAGATGGGCGCCTTCGTGCCGGCCTCGGCCGCGCGGATCGGCATCGTTGACCGGCTCTTCAGCCGTGTCGGCGCTGCTGATGATCTGGCGCGTGGCCGCTCCACCTTCATGGTCGAGATGGTGGAGACCGCAGCCATCCTCAATCAGGCCGGCCCGCGGGCGCTGGTCATCCTCGACGAGATCGGGCGCGGCACGGCAACCTTCGACGGGCTATCGATTGCCTGGGCCGCGCTCGAGCACCTGCACGAGGTCAATCGCTGCCGGGCGATCTTCGCCACCCATTTCCACGAGCTGACGAAGCTGGCCGACACCTGGCCGCGCATCGTCAACGCCACCGCCCGCGTCACCGAATGGAACGGCGATGTGGTCTTTCTGCATGAGATCGTGCCGGGCGCCGCCGATCGCTCCTATGGCATCCAGGTGGCGAAGATCGCCGGCCTGCCCCCAGCCGTGGTGGAGCGCGCGCGGCTCCTGCTGGCCGAACTCGAGAAGTCGGAGCGCGAGCGGCCCAGGGCGGCGGCGCTTGACGAGATGCCGCTCTTCGTGGCGTCAGTCCGGCAGGCCCGCGCGGCCACGGCCGCGGCCGCGGCCGCGCCGGCCGATGCGCTGCGCGAGACGCTGGCCGAGATCGATCCGGACGAGTTTACGCCGAAGCAGGCGCTCGAAGCGCTCTACCGGCTCAAGGCCGCCGCACGAGGCTAG
- a CDS encoding DUF952 domain-containing protein, which produces MALIYKIHPGADWTLAEKSGLFEGAAVDLADGFIHFSTGAQVRETAARHFAGHACLVLVAVEAEALGPALRWEPSRGGALFPHLYGPLQLAAVRWVAPIALGPDGAHVFARDVR; this is translated from the coding sequence ATGGCGCTGATCTACAAGATTCATCCGGGCGCCGACTGGACCCTGGCGGAGAAGTCGGGCCTGTTCGAGGGCGCGGCGGTGGACCTCGCCGACGGCTTCATCCATTTCTCCACCGGGGCGCAGGTGCGCGAGACGGCGGCCCGGCATTTCGCCGGACACGCCTGCCTCGTGCTGGTCGCGGTCGAGGCCGAGGCGCTGGGCCCGGCCCTGCGCTGGGAGCCCTCACGGGGGGGCGCTCTCTTCCCCCATCTTTACGGGCCGCTCCAGCTCGCTGCCGTGCGCTGGGTCGCGCCCATCGCTCTCGGCCCTGACGGCGCCCATGTCTTTGCCCGGGATGTGCGCTGA
- a CDS encoding NADP-dependent malic enzyme: MAKRPRPTFTDQEALQFHSMGKPGKLEIVPTKPMATQRDLSLAYSPGVAVPVLAIAEDPSRAYDYTTRGNLVAVISNGTAILGLGNLGALASKPVMEGKSVLFKRFADIDSIDLEIDTEDPEAFINAVRYLGPSFGGVNLEDIKAPECFIIEERLRELMDIPVFHDDQHGTAIIAAAGLLNALKLTGRDIKSTRLVVNGAGAAGIACTELLKAMGFAPNNVMLCDTKGVIWRGRTEGMNQQKSAHTVVTDARTLADALRGADAFFGLSQKGAVTPEMVASMAPNPIIFAMANPDPEITPEEVAAIRDDAIMATGRSDYPNQVNNVLGFPYIFRGALDVRARTINMEMKIAAAEALAALAQEDVPDEVAAAYQGSRPRFGREYIIPVPFDPRLMTTIPLAVAKAAMETGVSAKPIVDMNAYRAQLSARRDPVAGTLNRIFERVRRYPKRIVFAEGEEEQVIRAAVSFVGQGLGRAILVGREDRIYETATFLGIELEGKDIEIQNARLSMRNSAYANFLYQRLQRQGYLFRDCQRLINNDRNHFAAAMVALGDADGMVTGVTRNYSIALEDVRHVIDEKPGHRVIGLSIALSRGRNVLVADTAIHEMPSAQELAEIAIEAAGVGRRLGYEPRVALLAFSTFGHPAGERSDKVREAVKILDGMRVDFEYDGEMAADVALNRDLMAQYPFCRLTQPANILIMPAFHSASIATKMLQELGGSTVVGPLIVGLDKPVQIVPLGAKDSDIVNMAALAAFNIGG, translated from the coding sequence ATGGCCAAACGCCCGCGCCCGACCTTCACCGATCAGGAAGCCCTTCAGTTCCACTCGATGGGCAAGCCGGGCAAGCTCGAGATCGTGCCGACCAAGCCGATGGCGACGCAGCGGGATCTTTCGCTGGCCTATTCGCCGGGCGTCGCGGTGCCGGTCCTGGCCATCGCGGAGGACCCGTCGAGGGCCTATGACTACACCACGCGCGGCAACCTGGTCGCGGTCATTTCCAACGGCACGGCGATCCTCGGCCTCGGCAATCTCGGCGCGCTGGCCTCCAAGCCGGTGATGGAAGGCAAGTCGGTGCTGTTCAAGCGCTTCGCGGACATCGACTCGATCGACCTTGAGATCGACACCGAGGACCCGGAGGCCTTCATCAACGCGGTGCGCTATCTCGGCCCCTCCTTCGGCGGCGTCAACCTCGAGGACATCAAGGCTCCCGAGTGCTTCATCATCGAGGAGCGCCTGCGCGAGCTCATGGACATCCCTGTGTTCCATGACGACCAGCACGGCACCGCGATCATCGCCGCGGCAGGCCTGCTCAACGCGCTCAAGCTCACCGGGCGGGACATCAAGTCCACCCGGCTTGTGGTCAACGGCGCGGGCGCGGCCGGCATCGCCTGCACGGAACTGCTCAAGGCCATGGGCTTCGCGCCCAACAACGTCATGCTGTGCGACACCAAGGGCGTGATCTGGCGCGGCCGCACCGAGGGCATGAACCAGCAGAAGAGCGCGCACACGGTGGTGACGGACGCGCGCACCCTTGCCGATGCGCTCAGGGGCGCCGACGCCTTCTTCGGCCTCAGCCAGAAGGGCGCCGTGACGCCCGAGATGGTGGCCTCGATGGCGCCGAACCCGATCATCTTCGCCATGGCCAACCCGGACCCGGAGATCACGCCCGAAGAGGTGGCGGCGATCCGTGACGACGCGATCATGGCCACGGGCCGCTCGGACTATCCGAACCAGGTCAACAATGTGCTGGGCTTCCCCTACATCTTCCGCGGCGCGCTCGACGTGCGCGCCCGCACGATCAACATGGAGATGAAGATTGCCGCAGCCGAGGCGCTGGCCGCCCTGGCGCAGGAGGATGTGCCCGACGAGGTGGCCGCAGCCTATCAGGGCTCGCGGCCGCGTTTCGGGCGCGAATACATCATCCCGGTGCCGTTCGATCCGCGCCTGATGACCACGATCCCCCTCGCGGTGGCGAAGGCTGCGATGGAAACGGGCGTCTCGGCCAAACCCATCGTGGACATGAACGCCTATCGCGCGCAGCTCTCGGCCCGCCGCGACCCCGTCGCCGGCACGCTGAACCGCATCTTCGAGCGGGTGCGGCGCTATCCCAAGCGCATCGTCTTCGCCGAGGGCGAGGAGGAGCAGGTGATCCGCGCCGCAGTCTCCTTCGTGGGCCAGGGGCTCGGACGGGCGATCCTCGTCGGCCGCGAGGACCGAATCTACGAGACCGCCACGTTCCTTGGCATCGAGCTGGAGGGCAAGGACATCGAGATCCAGAATGCACGCCTGTCGATGCGCAACTCGGCCTACGCCAACTTCCTCTATCAACGGCTGCAGCGGCAGGGCTACCTGTTCCGCGACTGCCAGCGCCTGATCAACAATGACCGCAACCACTTCGCCGCCGCCATGGTGGCGCTGGGCGATGCGGACGGCATGGTGACGGGCGTGACCCGCAACTACTCCATCGCGCTGGAGGATGTGCGCCACGTCATCGACGAGAAGCCGGGCCACCGCGTCATCGGCCTGTCGATCGCACTCTCGCGCGGGCGGAACGTGCTGGTGGCGGACACGGCGATCCATGAGATGCCGAGCGCGCAGGAGTTGGCCGAGATCGCCATCGAGGCGGCCGGGGTGGGCCGCCGTCTGGGCTACGAGCCGCGCGTGGCGCTGCTGGCCTTCTCGACATTCGGCCACCCGGCTGGCGAACGCTCCGACAAGGTGCGCGAGGCGGTGAAGATACTCGACGGCATGCGCGTCGACTTCGAGTATGATGGCGAGATGGCCGCGGACGTGGCGCTCAACCGGGACCTGATGGCGCAGTATCCGTTCTGCCGTCTGACCCAGCCCGCCAACATCCTCATCATGCCGGCCTTCCACTCGGCCTCGATCGCCACCAAGATGTTGCAGGAGCTGGGCGGCTCGACCGTGGTCGGCCCGCTGATCGTGGGCCTCGACAAGCCGGTGCAGATCGTGCCGCTGGGCGCCAAGGACAGCGATATCGTCAACATGGCGGCGCTGGCGGCCTTCAACATCGGGGGGTGA
- a CDS encoding lysine--tRNA ligase, producing MNPSDPALLDAARASSAWPFEEARKLVKRLERSGKGEALFETGYGPSGLPHIGTFGEVMRTTMVRKAFEVLTEGRIPTRLLVFSDDMDGMRKVPDNVPDPAALAAHLQKPLTDVPNPFAGPEPTFGRHNNAMLRRFLDHFGFDYEFASATDYYRSGRFDAVLRRAAERYDDIMAVMLPTLGPERQATYSPFLPISPGTGRVLYVPMKEVDARNGVITFADEDGRDVTLPVTGGQVKLQWKPDFGMRWAALDVDFEMFGKDHQTNAGIYDRICAILGGVPPEHYVYELFLDENGQKISKSRGNGLTIDEWLTYGPRESLSLFMYAKPREAKRLYFDVIPRAVDDYQQFLGGYEKQDWKNRLGNPVWHIHGGKPPAPELVAQGGQGKAAANAPRTTVTFGLLLNLVGVANSEDKAVLWAFLQRYAPGVSPQTHPGLDALVGHAITYFRDFVKPAKRHRAADAVESEAFARLDAALAALPADATPEAIQDAALDIARTVPRYQNLEAKGATPERPAVTGEWWKAVYQVIFGEDQGPRFGSFTAIYGIANTRALIGKALSGALIAEHERFMKGRAIDSGR from the coding sequence ATGAACCCCTCCGACCCCGCCTTGCTCGACGCTGCGCGCGCCTCATCCGCCTGGCCTTTCGAGGAAGCCCGCAAGCTGGTGAAGCGGCTGGAGCGCAGCGGCAAGGGCGAGGCCTTGTTCGAGACGGGCTATGGCCCTTCCGGCCTGCCGCACATCGGCACCTTCGGCGAGGTGATGCGCACGACCATGGTGCGCAAGGCCTTCGAGGTGCTGACCGAAGGGCGCATCCCGACACGGCTTCTGGTGTTCTCCGACGACATGGACGGGATGCGCAAGGTTCCGGACAATGTGCCCGACCCTGCAGCGCTGGCCGCGCACCTGCAAAAGCCGCTGACCGACGTGCCCAACCCGTTCGCGGGGCCGGAGCCCACCTTCGGACGGCACAACAACGCCATGCTGCGCCGCTTTCTCGACCATTTCGGCTTCGACTACGAGTTCGCGAGCGCCACCGACTATTACCGCTCGGGCCGGTTCGACGCCGTGCTGCGGCGGGCGGCGGAACGCTATGACGACATCATGGCCGTGATGCTGCCCACGCTCGGCCCGGAGCGGCAGGCGACCTATAGCCCCTTCCTGCCGATCTCGCCGGGCACGGGCCGCGTGCTCTACGTGCCCATGAAAGAGGTCGACGCCCGCAACGGCGTCATCACCTTCGCCGATGAGGATGGCCGCGACGTGACGCTCCCCGTCACCGGTGGGCAGGTGAAGCTGCAGTGGAAGCCCGATTTCGGCATGCGCTGGGCTGCGCTCGACGTGGATTTCGAGATGTTCGGCAAGGATCACCAGACCAATGCCGGCATCTACGACCGCATCTGCGCCATACTGGGCGGCGTCCCGCCCGAGCATTACGTCTATGAGCTCTTCCTCGACGAGAACGGCCAGAAGATCTCCAAGTCCAGGGGCAACGGCCTGACCATCGACGAGTGGCTGACCTACGGCCCGCGCGAGAGCCTGTCTCTGTTCATGTATGCCAAGCCGCGCGAGGCGAAGCGGCTGTATTTCGATGTCATCCCCCGCGCGGTCGATGATTACCAGCAGTTCCTCGGGGGCTACGAGAAGCAGGACTGGAAGAACCGTCTGGGCAACCCGGTCTGGCACATCCATGGCGGCAAGCCGCCCGCGCCGGAGCTGGTCGCGCAGGGCGGGCAGGGCAAGGCCGCCGCCAACGCCCCGCGCACGACCGTCACCTTCGGGCTGTTGCTCAATCTGGTCGGCGTCGCCAACAGCGAGGACAAGGCCGTGCTCTGGGCCTTCCTGCAGCGTTATGCGCCCGGCGTGTCGCCGCAGACCCATCCCGGGCTGGATGCGCTGGTGGGCCACGCAATCACCTATTTCCGGGATTTCGTGAAGCCGGCGAAGCGTCATCGCGCTGCCGACGCAGTGGAGTCCGAGGCCTTCGCGCGGCTGGACGCGGCGCTCGCCGCCCTGCCGGCCGATGCCACGCCGGAAGCCATCCAGGATGCGGCGCTCGACATCGCGCGCACCGTGCCGCGCTACCAGAACCTGGAGGCGAAGGGCGCGACGCCGGAACGGCCCGCCGTCACGGGCGAATGGTGGAAGGCGGTCTATCAGGTCATCTTCGGCGAGGACCAGGGTCCACGCTTCGGCTCCTTCACCGCCATCTACGGCATCGCCAACACCCGCGCCCTGATCGGCAAGGCGCTCAGCGGCGCGCTCATCGCCGAGCACGAGCGGTTCATGAAAGGTCGGGCGATCGACAGCGGGCGGTAG
- a CDS encoding response regulator transcription factor — translation MPNEVGPTILIADDHPLFRGALRQALTSALPGTTLLEAGSFEAVIKTLAEGKDVELILLDLTMPGMQGFSGLLVLRADHPQLPVMVVSANDEPSVVRRCIGFGASGFMPKTLEAEAMADAVQSVLDGNVWVPAGIDLSSPQDSETTGTIKRLMTLTPQQVRVLMMLSEGLLNKQIAYELSVSEATVKAHVSAILQKLGVDSRTQAVILASKIAATGWPPQDAAAASHTTAA, via the coding sequence ATGCCCAACGAGGTTGGACCCACGATCCTGATCGCTGACGATCATCCGCTTTTCCGGGGCGCGCTGCGACAGGCGCTGACCTCCGCGCTGCCCGGCACGACCCTGCTGGAGGCAGGCTCGTTCGAGGCGGTGATCAAGACGCTGGCGGAGGGCAAGGATGTCGAGCTCATCCTCCTCGATCTGACAATGCCGGGCATGCAGGGTTTCTCGGGGCTGCTGGTGCTGCGGGCCGATCATCCCCAATTGCCGGTGATGGTCGTCTCGGCGAATGACGAGCCGAGCGTGGTGAGGCGCTGCATCGGTTTCGGCGCCTCCGGCTTCATGCCCAAGACGCTGGAGGCCGAGGCCATGGCCGACGCCGTGCAGTCCGTGCTGGACGGCAATGTCTGGGTGCCGGCCGGCATCGACCTCAGCAGTCCGCAGGACAGCGAAACCACCGGAACCATCAAGCGCCTGATGACGCTGACGCCGCAGCAGGTGCGCGTGCTGATGATGCTGTCCGAAGGGCTGCTCAACAAGCAGATCGCCTACGAACTCAGCGTCTCCGAAGCCACCGTCAAGGCGCATGTCTCGGCCATTCTGCAGAAGCTGGGTGTTGACAGCAGGACGCAGGCCGTGATCCTCGCCTCCAAGATCGCCGCGACGGGGTGGCCCCCCCAGGACGCGGCAGCTGCAAGCCACACCACGGCGGCTTGA
- a CDS encoding transporter substrate-binding domain-containing protein: MTLADFGAGLAWAQGAQQRPPEAAPSGSAREAVVIPFHGDPRVRVERPDGPIPRNLRVITDDEFPPLHFADPDGQPVGFSVDLMRAVCERLAVNCTIQTRRFDMLLQTLAEGQADIVAAAIPVTAQLKARFHVSRVYHRFPARFVGAAGFDAARIKAGLPAVRVAVPRETAHAAYLAQHFPRTERIETLDFEAALRLLERGEADLAFGDGQAGAIWLGARGLRGFRFQGGPYFSVRHFGEGVGFVLRPDEPLLKRSVDHALQTLWDDGTYARLFLRYFPVSAF, from the coding sequence ATGACGTTGGCGGACTTCGGGGCCGGGCTTGCGTGGGCGCAAGGAGCACAGCAACGCCCGCCTGAGGCCGCGCCCTCGGGCTCGGCCCGCGAGGCCGTGGTGATTCCCTTCCATGGCGATCCGCGCGTCAGGGTCGAGCGGCCTGATGGGCCCATTCCGCGCAACCTGCGCGTGATCACCGACGACGAGTTCCCGCCGCTGCATTTCGCCGACCCGGACGGCCAGCCGGTCGGCTTTTCGGTCGATCTCATGCGCGCGGTCTGCGAGCGCCTTGCGGTAAACTGCACCATCCAGACGCGCCGCTTCGACATGTTGCTGCAGACGCTCGCCGAGGGTCAGGCCGACATCGTCGCCGCCGCGATTCCGGTCACGGCACAGCTCAAGGCGCGTTTCCACGTCAGCCGCGTCTATCACCGTTTCCCCGCGCGCTTTGTCGGGGCTGCCGGCTTTGATGCGGCCCGCATCAAGGCCGGCCTGCCGGCCGTGAGGGTGGCGGTGCCGCGCGAGACGGCCCATGCCGCCTATCTCGCCCAGCATTTCCCGCGCACCGAGCGCATCGAGACGCTGGATTTCGAGGCCGCGCTTCGGCTGCTCGAACGCGGCGAGGCGGATCTCGCTTTCGGCGACGGACAGGCTGGCGCCATCTGGCTGGGCGCGCGCGGCCTGCGCGGCTTCCGCTTCCAGGGCGGGCCCTATTTCAGCGTCCGGCATTTCGGCGAGGGTGTGGGCTTCGTGCTGCGGCCAGACGAGCCCTTGCTCAAGCGCTCCGTGGACCATGCGCTCCAGACGCTGTGGGATGACGGCACCTACGCGCGGCTCTTCCTGCGTTATTTTCCCGTGAGCGCGTTCTGA
- a CDS encoding integrase encodes MPNPKLQRALGGSPLGVIVKLIFLSLIVGAIMAFLGLTPRSLFQAIGAFFSYILNLGTDSIREVAQWVAAGALIVIPVWLLLRLFGRR; translated from the coding sequence ATGCCGAACCCCAAACTCCAACGCGCGCTGGGCGGCTCGCCACTCGGCGTCATCGTCAAGCTGATCTTCCTGTCGCTGATCGTGGGCGCGATCATGGCCTTCCTCGGCCTGACGCCGCGCAGCCTGTTCCAGGCCATCGGCGCCTTCTTCAGCTACATCCTCAACCTTGGCACGGATTCGATCCGGGAGGTTGCGCAGTGGGTGGCGGCGGGCGCGCTGATCGTGATCCCGGTCTGGCTTCTGCTGCGCCTGTTCGGCCGCCGGTGA